Genomic DNA from Salvia miltiorrhiza cultivar Shanhuang (shh) chromosome 1, IMPLAD_Smil_shh, whole genome shotgun sequence:
TTGGAAAGGGCACAAGATTGGGCAAAACTTGCAAGAAAGGCAGTAAATAAAGGAGGTTCATCATCATGCAATTTGGATAATTTAGTTGATTACATTACCTCATTGGTAATTTAAttgaatgaaataaagttgaaatAGTTATTGGCTTTTATAAGCCATACTTGGAATTTTTGGgcgattttaaatttttgggcCTTAGTgttttaaattctgaattagtTTCTTGCACAATTTGGATGTTTACACGAAAATTGCActtaaatatacaaatttttaccaaattctgattttatacatgaattaaaaaaaattatttaagaaaaatagtagataGTAGTTGATAATAGTGATATTGTTGTGAGATATTATTGTGGGTGGAGTTTGAATccactattattgtgagtgaaagttTATGGATCATATTTCTATAAGTGAAAGTGATGATATCGTGAACGAATCAAAATGGCAAAGGTGAAAACAATTTCGTGGACGGAATATTTGTGTTGGGCTTTTATATGTTTCTTGACCCGAAGTTGCAATTTGGGCTGGTATACAATGGGCCGATTAATTCAATTTCGAAGCCCAAATTCATAATAATCCTCAAAAAAGGAGAAATCAATAGAAGAAAAGAGGAGTGTAGAAAGTAAGAGCATAATCTAGAATCCACCATTTCTCGCCCAACTCCAAAACTTCCAGAATTAGCACGAAACCGCCGGATTTCTCCTCTCATTGCTATAAATTATCCTCCTACTTCACCTCTCCTCCCCATCGATCAAAGATTTCGAGTGATACAACACAAGTTCTCAACAATCAAACAACAGCGCGAATTCATTCTTCGATTAGAAAGCTAAAAATGTCTCTGATTCCGAGCTTCTTCGGCAACCGCCGCAGCAACGTCTTCGATCCATTCTCCCTCGATATATGGGATCCATTCGAGGGGTTTAATTTCCCCTCCGCCGCCAGTGAAACCACCGCGGTGGCCAACGCTCGCATCGACTGGAAAGAGACGCCGGAGGCTCATGTGTTCAAGGTGGATGTTCCCGGATtgaagaaagaggaagttaagGTGGAGGTAGAAGATGGTGGAATTCTGCAGATCAGTGGAGAGAGAAGTAAAGAGCAGGAGGAGAAGAACGACAAGTGGCACCGCGTGGAGAGGAGCAGCGGGAAGTTCCTCCGCCGCTTCAGGCTGCCGGAGAATGCGAAGCTGGAGCAGGTGAAGGCGGCGATGGAGAATGGGGTGCTGACTGTGACGGTGCCTAAAGAGGAAGTGAAGAAGCCGGAAGTGAAGGCCATTGATATCTCCGGTTAAggttaaataaatataaactatTTTCAATGTTTGTTTTTCAAGTTTTGTGTTGTGGAAATTGGTCTTTGTTTTCTGTGTTGTGTGTGAACGAGATGATAAAGTTGTGTAATGTATATTAatgggttaatagccagaaaatacacgaactttcatcggaattgcatattgcacacgaccttcaaaaatagccccataatacaccaccttttaatttagtcgcAAATTGCATCACGATTGGGTACTTCAAAGGTGCAATTTgcgactaaattaaaaggtggtgtattatggggctatttttgaaggtcgtgtgcaatatgcaattccgatgaaagttcgtgtattttctggctattaaccctatatTAATATTGTGATCAAAGattgataaataaaaacaagtgttttcttttttttttaattacttttgcCTGTTTTATTTACTCGTCAAATGTAGCTATTTACTTTTACTGGTAATTTCAAAATTAGGCcatgtattttatatgttaagtgttgtagatgaaaaaaaagaaaaaatgaatgaaGAGAAAAAATTTGTCAAATAAGAAAAATACTCAAACTTCACGAGACAACTAAAAAATGAATACTGCTTAAACTTCGCGGGACGAAAAGAATATTTTACAATAATACGATTTCAACAGCACATAgtgaaatatcaaatatatggCATGTTGATCTCAGACTCTACTCTGGGTTCGATTCAAGATTAGGTTTATTGAgtttaatttttgtggacagagaGTATATGTCTTGTGTCAATAATCAAGCACAATTAGAGAAACAGGggcaaattcataattttttattgtggggtataaaataaatataaatataaaatacattaataatCCAATTCTGttaacaaaaaaattactacataataatctaaaaatttatttatttattatatattttaatacttattaaaaaaattatggggGCATGAAGTagcaataaatacaaaaaaaaaaaaagagaaacaaTTGAAGCACAAGCTCGTACAACAAACTGAAGAAAAGGTAAGAAACAAAGATCCAAAATAATTGGAGCAAGTATCAACTCCTCCTTTGTATTGGTGTTGCTCTATAACCTCTATtacttctcttcttcttctttttattatatCCAACCCCAAAAAAGAATTCCACCAACCATCTTGGCCTTCCATTTCTAATAATAATGTAACCAATTCCAAATCCAACCATGAATCCACTTCCATATCCCATCACCACACTTCTCCACCCAAATCCATCTATAAATCcatactcatcatcatcatcatcttcttcttttggTTGCATTTGCTTCCCATTCTCCTCATTGCATTTTCTCGTCAACGGAACTCCACAAAGTCCCAAGTTTCCCATGTATGAATCGCTCTCAAATGTGGAGAACTGGTTAGATTGTGGGATTTGCCCCACCAGATCATTCATTGAAAGGTTTAATTTCTCAAGAAATGTTAACCTTGTCAATTCACTTGGAATTCCTCCATCCAATTTGTTCCATGACAAGTCCAATGATTCAAGC
This window encodes:
- the LOC131006018 gene encoding 17.3 kDa class I heat shock protein-like, giving the protein MSLIPSFFGNRRSNVFDPFSLDIWDPFEGFNFPSAASETTAVANARIDWKETPEAHVFKVDVPGLKKEEVKVEVEDGGILQISGERSKEQEEKNDKWHRVERSSGKFLRRFRLPENAKLEQVKAAMENGVLTVTVPKEEVKKPEVKAIDISG